A genomic stretch from Sphingopyxis sp. YR583 includes:
- a CDS encoding EAL domain-containing protein, giving the protein MTHLMRVAKLWHYVLIGRVLAFLTFAFLPGIAGFLDHPSHWLVMAAGLPCDVALTVIGQAMRTSRPIAHSRVRLMAMLCMALIAIGTLLNAAAMFDAISIPDGSLHFDAFTAIHIGSLLVAASACAVVRPAFFAFAGATALGGAIGVASWPFAVAGLVFLGLLIVMMREDVRHQRRATRAARLSVSEQQRALNLMRDFERAGRGWFWETDRDGHLVYISPTVAARLERPLSGLIGHPFTDIIRKRIGNDESEERTLGFSLSSRTPFKELTVQAAVVGEERWWSISGHPISNELGNFQGFRGSGTDLTDKKRSEREINQLARYDTLTGLANRRHITDLLERALKSHSGQPQPCALLLMDLDRFKAVNDTLGHPVGDQLLQQVAGRLTQIVGDKGQVGRLGGDEFQIVVPQMSQPEKLAGIANAIILSLAKPFAIEGEQVRIGSSIGIAVSDGQGATGSALVRNADLALYAAKDAGRGVYRFYADAMHNQASERKAIEDALRDALAKDELRLLYQPIVDVGSERITGFEALIRWHHATDGLISPSKFIPIAEESNLIVPIGEWIIRSACAAIAHLGPGYRVAVNVSPRQFANEKLPTTIMSAVSAAGIRPEQLELEITEGVFLDESPENLAMFQKLKRTGVRLALDDFGTGYSALGYLKKAPFDKIKIDQSFVLGAADPSSMNAAIISSIVGLATALNMETTAEGVETHDDLALIRGLGCSHVQGYIYGKPMDLVEVLALLRDGGGRVEAKGYKSARESRLTIFRTIQVGSGGHRYEGIVRNISSRGALIEGLWNVPPGTPLTLEFGPDQTVDAEARWSAGNRVGVKFSEAIEFDALIGSKATTPARGRIRRAA; this is encoded by the coding sequence GTGACGCACCTGATGCGCGTGGCAAAGCTGTGGCATTATGTGCTGATCGGCCGGGTCCTTGCTTTTCTGACCTTCGCTTTCCTCCCGGGCATCGCCGGTTTCCTCGACCATCCATCGCACTGGCTCGTCATGGCGGCGGGGTTGCCATGCGACGTTGCGCTGACGGTGATCGGCCAGGCGATGCGGACATCGCGTCCGATCGCGCACAGTCGGGTGCGTCTGATGGCGATGCTGTGCATGGCGCTGATCGCGATCGGCACCTTGCTCAACGCGGCGGCGATGTTCGATGCGATCTCGATCCCCGACGGCAGCCTCCATTTCGATGCCTTCACGGCGATCCACATCGGCTCCCTCCTCGTCGCGGCGTCGGCGTGCGCGGTCGTCCGTCCCGCCTTTTTCGCTTTCGCCGGCGCAACGGCGCTGGGCGGCGCGATCGGCGTGGCATCCTGGCCGTTCGCGGTTGCCGGCCTAGTCTTCCTCGGCCTGCTGATCGTGATGATGCGCGAGGATGTACGGCATCAGCGCCGCGCCACGCGCGCGGCGCGCCTGAGCGTGAGTGAGCAGCAGCGCGCGCTGAACCTGATGCGCGATTTCGAACGCGCGGGGCGCGGCTGGTTCTGGGAAACCGATCGCGACGGTCATCTCGTCTATATCTCGCCGACGGTCGCGGCGCGGCTCGAACGCCCTCTCTCGGGCCTGATCGGCCATCCGTTCACCGACATCATCCGCAAACGGATCGGCAACGATGAAAGCGAAGAGCGGACGTTGGGCTTCAGCCTGTCGTCGCGCACGCCGTTCAAGGAGTTGACGGTACAGGCCGCGGTTGTCGGCGAGGAACGCTGGTGGTCGATATCGGGTCACCCGATCAGCAATGAACTCGGCAATTTTCAGGGGTTCCGCGGCAGCGGCACCGACCTCACCGACAAGAAAAGGTCGGAGCGCGAAATCAACCAGCTTGCCCGCTACGACACGCTCACCGGGCTGGCGAACCGGCGTCACATCACCGATCTGCTCGAACGCGCGCTCAAAAGCCATAGCGGCCAGCCGCAGCCGTGCGCGCTGCTGTTGATGGACCTCGACCGGTTTAAGGCGGTCAACGATACGCTCGGCCATCCGGTTGGCGATCAGTTGTTGCAGCAGGTTGCCGGCCGGCTGACGCAGATCGTCGGCGACAAGGGACAGGTCGGCCGGCTCGGCGGCGACGAGTTCCAGATCGTCGTCCCGCAGATGAGCCAGCCCGAAAAGCTGGCGGGCATCGCCAATGCGATCATCCTGAGCCTCGCCAAGCCGTTCGCGATCGAGGGCGAACAGGTCCGCATCGGCTCGTCGATCGGCATTGCGGTATCGGACGGGCAGGGCGCGACCGGATCGGCTCTGGTGCGCAACGCCGACCTCGCGCTTTATGCGGCGAAGGACGCGGGGCGCGGCGTCTATCGTTTCTATGCCGACGCGATGCACAATCAGGCGAGCGAACGGAAAGCGATCGAGGATGCCTTGCGCGATGCGCTCGCCAAAGACGAGCTGAGGCTGCTTTACCAGCCGATCGTCGATGTCGGGAGCGAACGGATCACCGGATTCGAAGCGTTGATCCGCTGGCACCACGCGACCGATGGCCTGATCAGCCCGTCGAAATTCATTCCGATTGCCGAGGAATCGAACCTCATCGTGCCGATCGGCGAATGGATCATCCGGTCGGCCTGCGCCGCGATCGCGCATCTTGGCCCCGGCTACCGCGTCGCGGTCAACGTTTCGCCGCGCCAGTTCGCCAATGAAAAACTGCCCACGACGATCATGAGCGCCGTGTCGGCGGCAGGTATCCGCCCCGAACAGCTAGAGCTCGAAATTACAGAGGGTGTTTTCCTCGACGAGAGCCCCGAAAATCTCGCCATGTTCCAGAAGCTGAAGCGGACCGGCGTCCGGCTTGCGCTCGACGATTTCGGCACCGGCTATTCGGCGCTCGGCTATCTCAAAAAGGCGCCGTTCGACAAGATCAAGATCGACCAGAGCTTCGTCCTTGGCGCTGCCGATCCCAGCAGCATGAATGCGGCAATCATCTCGTCGATCGTCGGGCTCGCCACGGCGCTCAACATGGAAACGACCGCCGAGGGTGTCGAAACGCACGACGACCTCGCGCTGATCCGCGGGCTCGGGTGCAGTCATGTACAGGGCTATATCTATGGCAAACCGATGGATCTGGTCGAGGTGCTGGCGCTGCTTCGCGACGGCGGCGGGCGCGTCGAGGCGAAGGGGTATAAGAGCGCGCGCGAGTCGCGGCTTACCATCTTTCGCACGATCCAGGTCGGCAGCGGCGGGCATCGATATGAGGGGATCGTCCGCAACATATCGTCGCGCGGAGCGCTGATCGAGGGGCTATGGAACGTCCCGCCGGGGACGCCGCTGACGCTCGAATTCGGTCCCGACCAGACCGTCGATGCGGAAGCTCGCTGGTCGGCGGGCAACCGCGTCGGGGTCAAATTCTCCGAAGCGATCGAGTTCGACGCGCTGATCGGCTCGAAGGCCACCACGCCGGCGCGGGGACGGATCCGCCGCGCCGCGTGA